A region of Crenobacter cavernae DNA encodes the following proteins:
- the speD gene encoding adenosylmethionine decarboxylase: MSHSHKTPPPIGWHLLADFHGVPSAQLTDPHRLEALLRQAAKAAGAIVLFGHFHHFGAGSGVTGVLLLMESHISIHTWPEHGFAAIDIFMCGEAKPDLALTMLKNALHPSRSKLSRVRRG, translated from the coding sequence ATGAGCCATAGCCACAAGACACCCCCACCGATCGGCTGGCACCTGCTGGCCGACTTCCACGGCGTGCCCTCCGCACAGCTGACTGATCCGCACCGGCTCGAGGCGCTGCTGCGCCAGGCGGCCAAGGCAGCCGGTGCCATCGTGCTGTTCGGTCACTTCCACCACTTCGGCGCCGGCAGCGGCGTGACCGGCGTGCTGCTGCTGATGGAGTCGCACATCAGCATCCACACATGGCCGGAGCACGGCTTCGCCGCGATCGACATCTTCATGTGCGGCGAGGCCAAGCCCGACCTCGCGCTCACCATGCTGAAAAACGCGCTGCATCCATCCAGGAGCAAGCTCAGCCGCGTGCGACGCGGCTGA
- a CDS encoding DUF350 domain-containing protein yields the protein MLAAFYNYLIYLLSASALLMVFITVYTRVTPMRELPLIREGCTAAALSLGGAVIGFSLTLAASILFHSTLTMVLAWAGSAMLVQLVAYVLLERFIPGLPRQIEENNVAVGALVGAVALAAGVINAACLS from the coding sequence ATGTTAGCAGCGTTTTACAACTACCTTATCTACCTGTTGTCGGCGAGCGCGCTGCTCATGGTGTTCATCACGGTCTATACCCGCGTAACGCCGATGCGCGAATTGCCGCTGATCCGCGAGGGCTGCACCGCCGCCGCGCTGTCTCTCGGCGGCGCGGTGATCGGCTTCTCGCTGACGCTGGCGGCGAGCATCCTGTTCCACAGCACGCTGACCATGGTGCTGGCGTGGGCCGGGTCGGCGATGCTGGTGCAGCTCGTCGCCTACGTCCTGCTCGAGCGCTTCATTCCCGGGCTGCCGCGCCAGATCGAAGAGAACAACGTCGCCGTGGGCGCCCTCGTGGGCGCGGTGGCTTTGGCGGCCGGCGTGATCAACGCCGCCTGCCTGTCTTGA
- a CDS encoding DUF4178 domain-containing protein has translation MYTLACPSCGAPVNFRSAASVIAVCEYCQSTLLRDADTVKDIGKMSAVLEDYSPVQIGTSGRFNGDAFTVVGRIQLRYDAGFWNEWYLLFDDGGDGWWSDASGQHVITRPIATPPQAPAFAGIFPGYSHAHEGTVFTACDVRSARCVAGEGELPFRVGEGWVARVADFRADARFLSFDYSDDAVRLYSGCAVELAELSAQLLREPESIAETAGRLPGSPQALDCPSCGSPLAYRAGMATQLVCAACHAEVDCAGDKAVVLQKHSELAQKTFTLAPGDTAKIDGADWTLIGLTQKRERDSDEVTLWVEYLLFNAQRGFLWLIESDTGWERATVLNRWPKLDAKGRVELLGKPYRKLYDYGGEVVYAAGAFNWRVRLSDKVAIADYENGGVKLSSEQDANEISWTQSRKVAAAEVGRWFGKPITAKPSAQSADERTLGGAAKVLSIIYLFINLPMVFDSGFMGFVLIAVTLGLIWAPHWFPDLLDS, from the coding sequence ATGTACACGCTGGCCTGCCCGTCCTGCGGGGCGCCCGTCAATTTCCGCTCGGCCGCGTCGGTGATCGCGGTGTGCGAGTATTGCCAGAGCACGCTCCTGCGCGACGCCGACACGGTGAAGGACATCGGCAAGATGTCCGCCGTGCTGGAAGACTATTCGCCGGTGCAGATCGGCACGTCCGGCCGTTTCAACGGCGACGCCTTCACCGTCGTCGGCCGCATCCAGCTACGCTACGACGCCGGCTTCTGGAACGAGTGGTATCTGCTGTTCGACGACGGCGGCGACGGCTGGTGGTCGGACGCGTCCGGCCAGCACGTGATCACGCGGCCGATCGCGACCCCGCCGCAAGCCCCGGCGTTCGCCGGGATCTTTCCCGGCTACAGCCACGCGCACGAGGGCACGGTGTTCACCGCCTGCGACGTGCGCAGCGCGCGCTGCGTGGCGGGCGAGGGCGAGTTGCCGTTCAGGGTCGGCGAGGGCTGGGTCGCGCGAGTCGCCGATTTCCGCGCCGACGCGCGTTTCCTGAGCTTCGATTACTCGGACGATGCGGTTCGGCTCTACTCGGGCTGCGCGGTCGAGTTGGCCGAGCTGTCGGCGCAGCTGCTGCGCGAACCCGAAAGCATCGCCGAGACCGCCGGCCGATTGCCGGGCAGTCCGCAGGCGCTCGACTGCCCGAGCTGCGGCAGCCCGCTCGCCTACCGCGCCGGCATGGCGACGCAGCTGGTGTGCGCCGCCTGCCACGCCGAGGTCGACTGCGCCGGCGACAAGGCGGTGGTGCTGCAAAAGCATAGCGAACTGGCACAAAAGACTTTCACGCTCGCGCCGGGCGATACGGCGAAGATCGACGGCGCCGACTGGACCTTGATCGGCCTTACGCAAAAGCGCGAGCGCGATTCGGATGAAGTGACACTGTGGGTCGAGTACCTGCTGTTCAACGCACAACGCGGCTTCCTGTGGCTGATCGAGAGCGATACCGGCTGGGAACGTGCGACCGTGCTCAACCGTTGGCCGAAGCTCGACGCCAAAGGCCGCGTCGAGTTGCTCGGCAAACCCTACCGCAAGCTCTACGACTACGGCGGCGAAGTCGTCTATGCCGCCGGCGCGTTCAACTGGCGCGTGCGGCTTAGCGACAAGGTCGCGATCGCCGACTACGAGAACGGCGGCGTCAAGCTATCGAGCGAGCAGGACGCGAACGAGATCAGCTGGACGCAGAGCCGCAAGGTCGCCGCCGCCGAGGTCGGCCGCTGGTTCGGCAAGCCGATAACGGCCAAGCCGTCGGCCCAGAGCGCCGACGAGCGCACGCTGGGCGGTGCCGCCAAGGTGCTGTCGATCATTTATCTCTTTATCAACCTGCCGATGGTGTTCGATAGTGGTTTCATGGGGTTCGTGTTGATCGCGGTCACCCTGGGGCTGATCTGGGCGCCGCACTGGTTTCCCGATTTGCTGGATAGTTGA
- a CDS encoding SPFH domain-containing protein, protein MGLGDFIKKQFIDILHWTEDSDGVLAWRYPVQGFEIQYGASLTVRDSQMAVLVNEGKVADVFGPGMYKLTTQTLPVLTYLQNWDRLFESPFKSDVYFFSTRLQLGRKWGTPQPITIRDADFGMVRLRAFGVYSYQLADPRLFYSEISGTRESYTRDELEQQLRNLTVATMTSALGASNVPFLDMAANQLLMGDKIREALVPVFARYGVELDAFAVENVSLPEELQKAIDARISMGMVGDLAKYTQYQTAQAIPLAAENEGGLAGIGAGLGAGLGVGQAMADAMKNSLALQPAAQSSANPAPAVSEPAPVAPVADDPEARLAKLKGLFDKGLISQADYDGAKAEILKKLIG, encoded by the coding sequence ATGGGTCTCGGCGATTTCATCAAGAAACAGTTTATCGACATCCTGCACTGGACCGAGGACAGCGACGGCGTGCTCGCCTGGCGCTATCCGGTGCAGGGCTTCGAAATCCAGTACGGCGCCAGCCTTACCGTGCGCGACTCGCAGATGGCGGTGCTCGTCAACGAAGGCAAGGTCGCCGACGTGTTCGGCCCCGGCATGTACAAGCTGACGACGCAGACGCTGCCGGTGCTGACCTATCTGCAGAACTGGGACAGGCTGTTCGAGTCGCCCTTCAAGTCGGACGTGTACTTCTTCAGCACGCGGCTGCAGCTCGGCCGCAAGTGGGGCACACCGCAGCCGATCACCATCCGCGACGCCGATTTCGGCATGGTGCGCCTCAGGGCCTTCGGCGTGTATTCGTACCAGCTGGCAGACCCCAGGCTGTTCTACTCGGAGATCAGCGGCACGCGCGAGTCCTACACGCGCGACGAACTGGAGCAGCAGCTCAGGAACCTGACCGTCGCGACGATGACGAGCGCGCTCGGCGCGTCCAACGTGCCCTTCCTCGACATGGCGGCCAACCAGCTCTTGATGGGCGACAAGATCCGCGAAGCGCTCGTGCCGGTGTTCGCGCGCTACGGCGTGGAGCTCGACGCGTTTGCGGTCGAGAACGTGTCGCTGCCCGAGGAGCTGCAAAAGGCGATCGACGCGCGGATCAGCATGGGCATGGTCGGCGACCTCGCCAAATACACCCAGTACCAGACCGCGCAGGCGATCCCGCTGGCCGCCGAGAACGAGGGCGGGCTGGCCGGTATCGGCGCGGGGCTCGGCGCGGGCTTGGGCGTCGGCCAGGCGATGGCCGACGCGATGAAGAATTCGCTCGCGCTTCAGCCTGCGGCACAAAGCTCGGCCAACCCCGCACCGGCCGTTTCTGAACCGGCGCCAGTCGCCCCTGTCGCCGACGACCCGGAAGCGCGTCTGGCCAAGCTCAAGGGCCTCTTCGACAAGGGGCTGATCTCGCAGGCCGACTACGACGGCGCCAAGGCGGAAATCCTGAAGAAACTGATAGGCTGA
- the alaS gene encoding alanine--tRNA ligase: MKTSEIRQKFLDFFASKGHQIVASSSLVPGNDPTLLFTNAGMNQFKDVFLGFDKRPYTRATTSQKCVRAGGKHNDLENVGYTARHHTFFEMLGNFSFGDYFKRDAILFAWEFLTSPQWLGLPKEKLMVTVYATDDEAFDIWNQEVGVPAEKIVRIGDNKGAAYASDNFWTMGDTGPCGPCTEIFYDHGEHIWGGPPGSPDEDGDRFIEIWNNVFMQFNRDETGTLHPLPKPSVDTGMGLERVSAVLQGVHANYEIDLFQTLLKAAAREVGVPFSQDVPSLKVIADHIRACSFLIADDVLPSNDGRGYVLRRIIRRAIRHGYKLGQKGQFFHKLVADLAAEMGGAYPELRERQAVIEDALKQEEIKFAETLDKGMALLEAALAKGEKELDGKTAFQLYDTFGFPLDLTADICRERELTIDQAGFDAAMEAQRAQSRAASTFKMSGNVDYSGDDTCFNGYDSVSVDARVLALYKGHEPVQTLAEGDEGIVVLDNTAFYAEGGGQVGDSGEISVAGGIDALFDVTDTQKLKAAVFGHSGRVARGKLSVGDAVTATIDLHKRAATTRNHSATHLLHAALRHVLGGHVAQKGSLVNFERTRFDFAHTGPVSADEIAEIERAVNRVITHNVEVSARLMPYDDAIRAGAIALFGEKYSDEVRVLKMGDFSTELCGGTHVKRTGDIGFFKIVSEGGVAAGVRRIEAATGEGAVAYVQAQDSLIRDAAASLKAQSNEEVLAKIGGLQDGVKALEKELARLKGQLAASAGDSLAEQALDVGGVKLLVAELDGADNTALRETLDKLKDKLGSALIVLGSKADGKVSLVAGVTRDLTARFKAGELVNHVAQQVGGKGGGRPDMAQAGGTQPENLAGALASVKAWVEGK, from the coding sequence ATGAAAACCTCCGAAATCCGCCAGAAGTTCCTCGACTTCTTCGCGAGCAAGGGCCACCAGATCGTGGCGTCGAGCTCGCTGGTGCCGGGCAACGACCCGACGCTGCTGTTCACCAACGCCGGCATGAACCAGTTCAAGGACGTGTTCCTCGGCTTCGACAAGCGCCCATACACCCGCGCCACCACCTCGCAGAAATGCGTGCGCGCCGGCGGCAAGCACAACGACCTGGAAAACGTCGGCTACACCGCGCGCCACCACACCTTCTTCGAGATGCTCGGCAACTTCTCGTTCGGCGACTACTTCAAGCGCGACGCCATCCTCTTCGCATGGGAATTCCTGACCTCGCCGCAATGGCTCGGCCTGCCGAAAGAAAAGCTGATGGTCACGGTGTACGCCACCGACGATGAAGCGTTCGACATCTGGAACCAGGAAGTCGGCGTGCCGGCCGAGAAGATCGTCCGCATCGGTGACAACAAAGGCGCGGCTTACGCGTCGGACAACTTCTGGACCATGGGCGACACCGGTCCGTGCGGCCCATGTACCGAGATCTTCTACGACCACGGCGAACACATCTGGGGCGGCCCGCCGGGCAGCCCGGACGAAGACGGCGACCGCTTCATCGAGATCTGGAACAACGTGTTCATGCAGTTCAACCGCGACGAGACCGGCACCCTGCACCCGCTGCCGAAGCCGTCGGTCGACACCGGCATGGGCCTCGAGCGCGTCTCGGCGGTGCTGCAGGGTGTGCACGCCAACTACGAGATCGACCTGTTCCAGACCCTCTTGAAAGCCGCCGCGCGCGAAGTCGGCGTGCCGTTCAGCCAGGACGTGCCGTCGCTGAAGGTGATCGCCGACCACATCCGCGCGTGCTCCTTCCTGATCGCCGACGACGTGCTGCCGTCCAACGACGGCCGCGGCTACGTGCTGCGCCGCATCATCCGCCGCGCGATCCGCCACGGCTACAAGCTCGGCCAGAAAGGCCAGTTCTTCCACAAGCTGGTCGCCGACCTCGCCGCCGAGATGGGCGGCGCCTATCCGGAACTGCGCGAGCGCCAGGCGGTGATCGAAGACGCGCTGAAGCAGGAAGAGATCAAGTTCGCCGAGACGCTCGACAAGGGCATGGCGCTCTTGGAGGCCGCGCTCGCCAAGGGCGAAAAAGAGCTCGACGGCAAGACCGCGTTCCAACTCTACGATACCTTCGGCTTCCCACTCGACCTGACCGCCGACATCTGCCGCGAACGCGAGCTGACCATCGACCAGGCCGGTTTCGACGCCGCGATGGAAGCGCAGCGCGCGCAAAGCCGCGCCGCGTCGACCTTCAAGATGAGCGGCAACGTCGACTACAGCGGCGATGACACCTGCTTCAACGGCTACGACTCGGTCAGCGTCGACGCGCGCGTGCTGGCGCTCTACAAGGGCCACGAGCCGGTGCAAACGTTGGCCGAGGGTGACGAGGGCATCGTCGTTCTCGACAACACCGCCTTCTACGCCGAGGGCGGCGGCCAGGTCGGCGACAGCGGCGAGATCTCGGTCGCCGGCGGTATCGACGCGCTGTTCGATGTGACCGACACCCAGAAGCTGAAGGCGGCCGTATTCGGCCACAGCGGTCGCGTCGCGCGCGGCAAGCTGTCGGTCGGCGACGCCGTGACCGCCACCATCGACCTGCACAAACGCGCCGCCACCACGCGCAACCACTCGGCGACCCACCTGCTGCACGCGGCGCTGCGCCATGTGCTCGGCGGCCACGTCGCACAGAAGGGCTCGCTGGTCAACTTCGAGCGCACCCGCTTCGACTTCGCGCACACCGGCCCGGTGAGCGCCGATGAGATCGCCGAGATCGAGCGCGCGGTCAACCGCGTGATCACCCACAACGTCGAAGTCTCGGCACGCCTGATGCCTTACGACGACGCGATCCGCGCCGGTGCGATCGCGCTGTTCGGCGAGAAGTACAGCGACGAGGTACGCGTACTGAAGATGGGCGACTTCTCGACCGAACTGTGCGGCGGCACCCATGTCAAGCGCACCGGCGACATCGGCTTCTTCAAGATCGTGTCCGAGGGCGGCGTCGCCGCCGGCGTGCGCCGCATCGAAGCGGCGACCGGCGAAGGCGCGGTCGCCTACGTGCAGGCGCAGGACAGCCTGATCCGCGACGCCGCCGCCAGCCTCAAGGCGCAATCGAACGAGGAAGTGCTCGCCAAGATCGGCGGCCTGCAGGACGGCGTGAAGGCGCTCGAGAAGGAACTGGCCCGTCTCAAGGGGCAGCTCGCGGCATCGGCCGGCGACAGCCTCGCCGAGCAGGCTCTCGACGTCGGAGGCGTGAAGCTGCTGGTGGCCGAGCTCGACGGCGCGGACAACACCGCGCTGCGCGAGACGCTCGACAAGCTGAAGGACAAGCTCGGTTCGGCGCTGATCGTGCTCGGTTCCAAGGCCGACGGCAAGGTGTCGCTCGTCGCCGGCGTAACCCGCGATCTGACCGCCCGCTTCAAGGCCGGCGAACTGGTCAACCACGTCGCGCAGCAGGTCGGCGGCAAGGGCGGTGGCCGCCCCGACATGGCCCAGGCCGGCGGCACCCAGCCGGAAAACCTGGCCGGCGCGCTCGCGTCGGTGAAAGCCTGGGTCGAAGGCAAGTAA
- the recA gene encoding recombinase RecA encodes MADDKSKALAAALAQIEKQFGKGSIMRMSDNQITENLQVISTGSLGLDLALGVGGLPRGRVVEIYGPESSGKTTLCLQVVAEAQKLGGTCAYIDAENALDPQYAQKLGVKVEDLLISQPDTGEQALEICDMLVRSSGVDVIVIDSVAALVPKAEIEGDMGDSHVGLQARLMSQALRKLTGNIKRTNTLVIFINQIRMKIGVMFGNPETTTGGNALKFYASVRLDIRRIGGIKKGEEVVGNETRVKVVKNKVSPPFRQATFDILYGEGISREGEIIDMGVEQEFVNKSGAWYAYNGQKIGQGKDNTRQWLKDNPDVAREIEAKVREKVGVSVTITEGVRDETDGELADDLIA; translated from the coding sequence ATGGCGGACGATAAAAGCAAGGCACTGGCGGCGGCGCTCGCCCAGATCGAAAAGCAGTTCGGCAAGGGCTCGATCATGCGCATGAGCGACAACCAGATCACCGAGAACCTGCAGGTGATCAGCACCGGCTCGCTCGGCCTCGACCTCGCGCTCGGCGTGGGCGGTCTGCCGCGCGGCCGCGTGGTCGAAATCTACGGCCCGGAATCGTCCGGCAAGACCACGCTGTGCCTGCAAGTGGTCGCCGAAGCGCAGAAACTCGGCGGCACCTGCGCCTACATCGACGCGGAAAACGCGCTCGACCCGCAATACGCACAAAAGCTCGGCGTAAAGGTTGAGGACCTGCTGATCTCCCAGCCGGACACCGGCGAACAAGCGCTGGAAATCTGCGACATGCTGGTGCGCTCGAGCGGCGTCGACGTGATCGTGATCGACTCGGTCGCCGCGCTGGTGCCGAAGGCCGAGATCGAAGGCGACATGGGCGACAGCCACGTCGGCCTGCAGGCGCGCCTGATGAGCCAGGCGCTGCGCAAGCTGACCGGCAACATCAAGCGCACCAACACGCTGGTGATCTTCATCAACCAGATCCGCATGAAGATCGGCGTGATGTTCGGCAACCCGGAAACCACCACCGGCGGCAACGCGCTGAAGTTCTACGCGTCGGTCCGCCTCGACATCCGCCGCATCGGCGGCATCAAGAAGGGCGAAGAGGTCGTCGGCAACGAGACCCGCGTCAAGGTGGTGAAGAACAAGGTGTCGCCGCCGTTCCGCCAGGCCACCTTCGACATCCTGTACGGCGAAGGCATCTCGCGCGAAGGCGAGATCATCGACATGGGCGTCGAGCAGGAATTCGTCAACAAGTCCGGCGCGTGGTATGCCTACAACGGCCAGAAGATCGGCCAGGGCAAGGACAACACCCGCCAGTGGCTGAAGGACAATCCGGACGTGGCGCGCGAGATCGAAGCCAAGGTCCGCGAGAAGGTCGGCGTCAGCGTCACGATCACCGAAGGGGTGCGCGACGAAACCGACGGCGAGCTCGCCGACGACCTGATCGCGTGA
- the recX gene encoding recombination regulator RecX, producing the protein MSGTPKSLKARAVDLLSRREYSRRELFQKLVPHAESAEEVDALLDELAEHGWQSDTRFAEQTATSKGRRYGSRRLAAELREKGVDADTITEALAGQDDVALARQLWQKKFGQKPQSREEWAKQMRFLAARGLPMDAIRKAMDGAEEDDFADPDATG; encoded by the coding sequence GTGAGCGGGACGCCCAAAAGCCTGAAAGCGCGCGCCGTCGACCTGCTGTCGCGGCGCGAATACTCGCGGCGCGAGCTTTTCCAGAAGCTCGTGCCGCACGCCGAGAGCGCGGAAGAAGTCGACGCGCTGCTCGACGAGCTGGCCGAGCACGGCTGGCAGTCGGACACCCGCTTCGCCGAGCAGACTGCGACGAGCAAGGGTCGCCGCTACGGCAGCCGGCGCCTCGCCGCCGAACTGCGGGAAAAAGGCGTAGACGCCGACACCATCACCGAGGCGCTCGCCGGCCAGGACGACGTCGCCCTCGCCCGCCAACTGTGGCAGAAGAAATTCGGCCAGAAGCCGCAAAGCCGCGAGGAATGGGCTAAGCAGATGCGTTTCCTCGCCGCGCGCGGCCTGCCGATGGACGCGATCAGAAAAGCGATGGACGGCGCCGAAGAAGACGATTTCGCCGACCCGGACGCCACCGGCTGA
- the hrcA gene encoding heat-inducible transcriptional repressor HrcA, translating into MTGMLNERAQLLLKALIERYIADGQPVGSRTLSRLPGLELSPASIRNVMADLEDMGLIASPHTSAGRIPTARGYRVFVDNLLTIRPLAAPEVDQIALGLMPDSPQKLAQAASHLLSELTHFAGVVVTPQRPDVAFRQIEFLRLSEKRVLLILVTLDGDVQNHLLPTERDYSASELIEAANYLNAHYAGQGLTSVAGRIEAELQQLQSDISALMSAAIRLGQRSLTDPAGAVVIAGESRLLSVDELSEDRTRLRELFDTFERRTELLRLLDQSRGAQGVRLFIGEESGVMTLGDCSVVAAPYRINGQVVGTLGVVGPTRMAYERVIPIVDITARLVSGALSYTE; encoded by the coding sequence ATGACCGGCATGTTGAACGAGCGCGCCCAGTTACTCCTCAAGGCCCTGATCGAACGCTATATCGCCGACGGTCAGCCGGTCGGCTCGCGCACGCTCTCCAGGTTGCCGGGGCTCGAGCTGTCGCCGGCGTCGATCCGCAATGTGATGGCCGACCTCGAAGACATGGGGCTGATCGCGAGCCCGCACACCTCGGCCGGCCGCATTCCGACCGCGCGCGGCTACCGGGTGTTCGTCGACAATCTTCTCACTATCCGGCCGCTGGCGGCACCCGAAGTCGACCAGATCGCGCTCGGCCTGATGCCCGACAGCCCGCAAAAGCTCGCGCAGGCGGCATCGCACCTGTTGTCGGAGCTGACGCACTTCGCCGGCGTAGTGGTGACGCCGCAACGCCCCGACGTCGCGTTCCGCCAGATCGAATTTTTGCGGCTGTCGGAAAAGCGCGTGCTGCTGATCTTGGTGACGCTCGACGGCGACGTGCAGAATCACCTGTTGCCGACCGAGCGCGACTACAGCGCGAGCGAGCTGATCGAGGCGGCCAATTATCTGAATGCGCACTACGCCGGCCAGGGGCTGACCAGCGTCGCGGGCCGCATCGAGGCCGAGCTGCAGCAGTTGCAGAGCGACATCAGCGCGCTGATGAGCGCGGCGATCCGGCTCGGCCAACGTTCGCTCACCGATCCGGCCGGCGCGGTGGTGATCGCCGGCGAGAGCCGGCTGCTCAGCGTCGACGAGCTGTCTGAAGACCGCACGCGGCTGCGCGAGCTGTTCGACACCTTCGAGCGCCGCACCGAGCTCTTGCGCCTGCTCGACCAGAGCCGCGGCGCACAGGGCGTGCGCCTCTTCATCGGCGAGGAGTCGGGCGTGATGACGCTCGGCGACTGCTCGGTGGTCGCCGCGCCTTACCGCATCAACGGCCAGGTGGTCGGCACGCTCGGCGTGGTCGGTCCGACGCGCATGGCGTATGAGCGCGTGATCCCCATCGTCGACATCACCGCGCGGCTCGTGAGCGGCGCGCTCTCTTACACCGAATGA
- the mltB gene encoding lytic murein transglycosylase B, translated as MTRTFRNFAAAALALAVTPAVFADAALILRADVQRYIDEQVATGRFNRPELEAVFANVESKPGIITALDKPSTSRPWHQFRGSFVNDRLVAAGAAFWRDNETLLQRAEATYGVPPEIIAAIVGIETRYGQNMGSFRVVDALATVGFDYPRRAEFFRNELTEFLLLAKEERRDPMGFVGSYAGAMGMPQFMPSSFRKWAVDFDGDGHRDIWGNSADVIGSVANYFKIHGWMAGDDVLVPAQAAPGPQVDRLIADKFNLHYTVGELKRMGIVPQAPVRDEVKAVLVPLETSPGVTEYWLGLNNFYVITRYNKSTLYAKAAQELAGRIREAKYAADGGVARAGQ; from the coding sequence ATGACCCGCACGTTCCGAAATTTCGCCGCTGCCGCTCTGGCGCTGGCCGTCACGCCGGCCGTCTTCGCCGACGCCGCGCTGATCCTGCGCGCCGACGTGCAGCGCTACATCGACGAGCAGGTCGCGACCGGCCGTTTCAACCGCCCGGAACTCGAGGCGGTGTTCGCCAACGTCGAGTCCAAGCCCGGCATCATCACCGCGCTCGACAAGCCGTCGACGTCGCGGCCGTGGCACCAGTTCCGCGGCAGCTTCGTGAACGACAGACTGGTCGCTGCCGGCGCCGCGTTCTGGCGCGACAACGAGACGCTGCTGCAGCGCGCCGAAGCGACGTACGGCGTGCCACCGGAAATAATCGCCGCCATCGTCGGCATCGAGACGCGCTACGGCCAGAACATGGGCAGCTTCCGCGTCGTCGACGCGCTGGCGACCGTCGGCTTCGACTACCCGCGCCGCGCCGAATTCTTCCGCAACGAGCTGACCGAGTTCCTGCTGCTCGCCAAGGAGGAGCGCCGCGACCCGATGGGCTTTGTGGGCAGCTACGCCGGAGCGATGGGCATGCCGCAGTTCATGCCGTCGAGCTTCAGAAAGTGGGCTGTCGACTTCGACGGCGACGGCCATCGCGACATCTGGGGCAACAGCGCCGACGTGATCGGCAGCGTCGCCAACTATTTCAAGATCCACGGCTGGATGGCCGGCGACGACGTGCTGGTGCCGGCGCAGGCCGCGCCGGGGCCGCAGGTCGACCGGCTCATCGCCGACAAATTCAACCTGCACTATACGGTCGGCGAGCTGAAGAGGATGGGCATCGTGCCTCAGGCGCCGGTGCGTGACGAGGTAAAGGCGGTGCTGGTGCCGCTCGAGACCTCGCCCGGCGTCACCGAATACTGGCTGGGGCTGAACAACTTCTACGTGATCACCCGCTACAACAAGAGCACGCTGTACGCGAAGGCGGCCCAGGAGCTGGCCGGGCGCATCCGCGAGGCGAAATACGCCGCCGACGGTGGTGTCGCGCGCGCCGGTCAATAA